The DNA segment GCCGGAACGCCGCTCAAATCCGGGCAGGTCTCCGAAAACCCGTTCGGGTTGAGCATCCGGGGAACAAAATAACAGCCCGAATACACGGGGCACGGGGTTACCCCCGCCCCCTCGCTTCGCTCTTCATCCTTCTTCGAGACCTCGTGCTCTGCCCGCGGTGTCTGCCGGTGGCGGGGAACCCCCGGCTCCTCTTACCGATCCGGCAGCACCACCTCAAACCGCGTCGTTCCCTGCAGCGAGACGTCCGCAGACGCTTTGTTCGAATACGGGTTGACGTAGGTGGCGAGCGCTGTCCTGTTCCCGGACTCGCTCTCCCAAACGATCCGCAGGTCCCATTGCGAGTAACGGTCGTCCCTCACCGCCGCGTCACTGACGAACCAGTTCTCTATCGGGAAGCAGCACGATTCGACGTCGTTACGGTAGTAGAGGGTCAGTTCGCCGCTGACGTCGGCATCGCCCGCATCGAACTCCCAGCGCCGGTCGATGCCGGGATTCTCCGGCGTCCCGTTCACCGTAGCGGTGATCGTGCCCGGCTCCGTCACTTCCGAGACCTCGAAGGTCGCAATCACCCACCCGCCGGGGTCGGTGAAGGAGACGGTGCTCCCCTCCGGCTCCGCCGGTATCTCGACGGAGGCGGTATAGGGTTCCCCGGAGCCGGGCGTGATCGCTCTCTCGATGAACCGGTACCGGAGCCGCACGAAATCCAGCACCGCTTCGGTGTGGTATGCCAGGTAGCCGAGATCGCCGTGGTGGTTCTGCGGGTGCAGCACGAACGCGTCCTCCCCCGGCGTGATGTTCAGCCTCTCCCCGATCGCCTCTTTGTGCACGTCAATCTGCCCGGCATAGTAGTCTTCGGTGAAGACCCCGTCCATCAGGAACGCCATGCGGAGGTTGAGCCTTTCGCGGAGCCCGGGAGTATCGAGGAACTTCTCCACCAGATCGTTGTCCCAGCCGCTCGCTATCGCCGACTCGTACCCGAAATAATCGTTGACCGTAGCGCTTCTCCGGGTATGCGAACCGAACGTCAGATCCTTGTCCCAGGGTATGACCTTCCACTCCGCATCCGGATCTCCGGTGTCCAGGTAGAGCCAGTAGTCGTCGCCGAAAGAGTCGACATCGCCGATGAGGTAATGGATTGCCAGCCAGTCGATGAAATTCTCCTCATCGAACCGCTCGACGAAGCCTTCTTCGAACTCCGGGCCGGCAGGAGTCCGGTAGACCCAGGCGACAAGGTCGCGGACCGCTCCCCAGTCCGGTTCGCCCCGGCTGTCCATGGTCTCTGCGAGAAATGCTTCCGGATCGTCCTGCTCCTCGATGGGATACCCGAAGACCGAGAGGCGGTCGACCCCCGGCAGGCCGAAGTTTCCCCGGAAATCGTCGGCAACCAGTGTCCCTGCAGGGTTCAGGCCGTTGCTTGCGAGCAGATCCCCGTCGACCCGCTCCACGTGGACGTACAGGCCTTCATAGACTCCGTTGATGTACAGATCGAAGTACTTCGTCCTCGGTGCCGGCTGCCCGAGAACGTGGAAGAGATCCATCGACAGCCTCTCCCGCATCATCGTGGGATCGGTGTACGTAGCCTTCAGGTTCATGTCGTCGCTGCCGAACAGGAACTCCTGAGATTCGTTAAACCGGATGCTGAACGACTTCTTCGGCAACTCCCGCGAAGAAGAGCCCCGGAACCGCACCCCCTCCAGTTCGATATCCTCGCCGTCCGGAGAGAGCCGCACGTAACCGTCCAGCCGCTCGTCGGACGTCTCTTCGCGGGTATACAGCTCGACGAGATCCTTCCAGCCCATGAAGAGGTACAGGTCCTGCACGCCGGTGTCCGGACTGATCGTGTTCTCCTGTCCCCCCGCCGGGGGTATGAAGAAGGTCAGTAGAGACAGCACGATGAGCATGCCGGCCACGGCCCGACCCGCAGAATCCGTTGCCATGGCCCGCATTCATACCGTCAGGTGGCATTAAGGTTCCTCGGCAGGGAGAACGGGCGAAGCAGCGCCGGGTAAGCGGCCATCTGCGCCGAAATTCGTGGCCGATGGAGTTGTAATGCCGTGTCTCGAGACCCCTGGTTGCGAGGGTACGTCTACGTAAAAATCTGCGGAACAGGGGAGTCCCCCGTTCTTGGTCACCGCCGCCGGAGACGACCCGCGGCGCCCGCGGCAGCGACGGCGAGGAGCCCGATGAGCGCGCCCGCCCCTCCGGCCTCGGTCGGTTCCGGCGTGGTGTTCCCGGTCCCTTCCGCCATCGCCGTCATCGGATCGTCGGCCGTCCGGAAGATGTAGGCCCGCTCTCCCGCACCCGCCGCGAGGTAGTCGCCGTTGTCCGAGAGGGTAACTGCGCTAACGGCTGCACCGGCATCGAACGACCAGCGTGCGTCGCCGTTGCCGTTCCAGAGGTACACGGTTCCGCCTGCGT comes from the Methanoculleus marisnigri JR1 genome and includes:
- a CDS encoding CotH kinase family protein; amino-acid sequence: MATDSAGRAVAGMLIVLSLLTFFIPPAGGQENTISPDTGVQDLYLFMGWKDLVELYTREETSDERLDGYVRLSPDGEDIELEGVRFRGSSSRELPKKSFSIRFNESQEFLFGSDDMNLKATYTDPTMMRERLSMDLFHVLGQPAPRTKYFDLYINGVYEGLYVHVERVDGDLLASNGLNPAGTLVADDFRGNFGLPGVDRLSVFGYPIEEQDDPEAFLAETMDSRGEPDWGAVRDLVAWVYRTPAGPEFEEGFVERFDEENFIDWLAIHYLIGDVDSFGDDYWLYLDTGDPDAEWKVIPWDKDLTFGSHTRRSATVNDYFGYESAIASGWDNDLVEKFLDTPGLRERLNLRMAFLMDGVFTEDYYAGQIDVHKEAIGERLNITPGEDAFVLHPQNHHGDLGYLAYHTEAVLDFVRLRYRFIERAITPGSGEPYTASVEIPAEPEGSTVSFTDPGGWVIATFEVSEVTEPGTITATVNGTPENPGIDRRWEFDAGDADVSGELTLYYRNDVESCCFPIENWFVSDAAVRDDRYSQWDLRIVWESESGNRTALATYVNPYSNKASADVSLQGTTRFEVVLPDR